From the Xylocopa sonorina isolate GNS202 chromosome 9, iyXylSono1_principal, whole genome shotgun sequence genome, the window ACTTCTTGCTCTCCTTATCTTTGTGCCTGTAGTACGTTCTCCATCAATGGTGATATCTCTGAAAACATTTAAGTGGTCAGAAAAAAAGCATTCGACAATGCTATTTGTACCAATAGTGTCGTGAAGGAATCTGTATGTTATAAATAACAACTAAAATAAATAACATGTAGTAGAAACAAACGGGAGCAGCTAAGAAAGCGAAATATCTATTTAAAATGACTTAAATTCCGTAAAAAACTTTTCCCGGTAATtcgaatagaaaaaaaaaacaattatatTCCCGTTCCGCAGAGCTAAGCATGCCGTTGTTCAAAGCGCGTGCTGCCCCTAGATCCCCCATATCGGACAAGAAGTTTCTGAACGGTGGGGCACATCATAACAACCACCACAGTCAAGCAAATGGCAATGAAAATGATGAGGAAGGGACCGAAAGAACTCATGACCAACAACGAAACGATGACCAAGGGCAAAGACGGTGTTCCCAGGTCTCTAAACCGCCTTTGGTGTTCCATTGTCAACTAGCTCACGGGAGTCCCACAGGACTGATATCGGGTTTCAGTAACGTACGCGAGCTTTATCAGAAAATAGCTGAGTGCTACGATTTACCAATGGAAGAGGTGGGTATCATTCTCAACGTTATCTTGTTTGACGAGAGGGAAAGATAATTTATTTGGCATCTCGAGCAGCGTGTCTGACAGCTTAGGATCTATCGTAAAAATCTAGCTGCTATTGTCTCTGCGTCTATAATTAGTTTTCAAGAATTTTCTCATGGTTTTCTCCTGTTCGACGAGATTATTTgtaaatttgtaacaataattaAGGCCGATAAATAGAATTCTTTCACCTTTCAACACTACTGGCTGCTCTCCACAGGGAGAGCTTCCCGGATACCGGAAATGTCGGTTCCGGGCCATGGCCTTTAGCCGATCTGGCGGATACCAAAGCTGCCTGTACTTTTCCATGCAATAACTGGTTGTAAAAGGCCACCAGCAGCATTTGCCAGAGAAGTTAAACAAGTTGTATATGTAGTGGGTCATTCGAATCAGGGACACTATCATGCCCACTTCCGTAATACTGTTTGAAAACCACGGTGAAAGTTAATTCGTGGTTTATCACGTCTGAGGCATTCTAATTCACGGAAAACATAAATATAAAGATGTCGAACCCTATAAATATGCAGATAAAAATTCTGAAACAATTTTCGACAATTCCAGATACTCTTCTGTACCCTGAATACTCACAAGATCGAGATGACCGAGTTATTGGGCGGTCAGATAGGAGTGGGAGACTTTATATTTGCGCATAATAAAGGTTGTGATACTTTCAACACCTTTCGACTTAACTGCTACTCGTTTtttaattccatttgtaattttcCATTCTATCAGGAAGGCCCAAAGAGATAGAGCTAGTGAAAGCAAACGACTCCCTCGGATTGACCATAACCGATAACGGTGCAGGCTATGCGTTTATAAAACGTATTAAGGAAGGCTCTGTGATCGACAAGATAAAGATGATCCAAATTGGGGATCACCTCGAAAAAATTAACTCCACCAGCCTGGTTGGCAAACGACATTTTGAAGTGGCAAAAATATTGAAAGAAATCCCCAAGGGTGACACGTTTACGTTAAGATTGGTCGAACCATTGAAAAATGGTTTTGCTAACATTGGTCCGCGAGGAGATACGAAGAAGGGGAAGAAATCTGGTTATGGAACCGGTAAAGAAACTCTTAGGTTCAAAGCTGATGGAAGTGCACAGATTATAGAAAAGGTAATTATAAATAATCCAAGCAAACTAAATTAATTATATACGAGAAGAAGTATTAAAAAAATTGGCTTTCTTTTATGGCCCTTGACTAACAGAAGGACGATGCTGCCACCATAGGTATAGAGAAGATTAATGTGATCCTGGAGAGCTTTATGGGCATCTACGACACAGAACTAGGTACACAAGATTTATTTAAGAATGCGTTAAACAAATGTACTTAACAATTTCGGGTGATATCTCTATTTCTGTTTTAAATAGCTACGCAAATTTGGGAACTAGCCGAGGACAAATGCAACAGTATCGATTTCGCAGAGGCGATCGATAATTCGGATTTAGAAGATTTTGGATTTACCGATGATTTCGTAATTGAACTATGGGGTGCTGTTACCGATGCCAGAGCTGGAAGACATCGATGATATCGATAATTATGCCAATTAATGGGGCGGGACGGAAAGAAGAGCCAAAAAGGAATTATCTCCCACGGCATATACCACGAGCTTAAAACCTGTAATGTAGAAATAAAGGATAAATAATTGAATTGTAAATTATTGAAATAAAGTAGGACTTTGCACTTAGAATTTGTACAATTTATATATACgtttaaaatgatataaaactaaaaagaataaatatatttagGAATAATTGTATTAATACTCGAATCCCCACATATACATTACGTTTATCGTTATTTAATCTTATTTATGCTCCATTTATTATTTACTCATCACTCTAGCAGATAATATAGAAATGTAGAATATAAAAGATAAACAAGCTTCTCATTGAGAGATTAAACACTTAAAAGATCTCTAGCAGTTTGTTTTAAGTGGTTGATATCAATCTTCAGATATATAACTGTGAAGCATAGTTTTTGAACAGTTTTAATTTTGCcgcattttatcgatcaataaaaaTCAACCACTAAGGGTAAACAGTGGATGTTGCATCTGCAACGTTTGTGTGTATATAATTTGCTGAATAACCGTGCTGCGACACTTTTAACCTGTACAGACGTGGGCGTTGAaagtacatttttttttatacaaaatGGTTTTTGCCATAACTAGAGCCAGTTGTATATTACTTCGTGCTAACACGAAGTCTAAGAATAGTTATAAGAACTGGAAGTTCACGAAGGTACGCAATATTGACATTAAAAAATACCGAATAACCTGTGTGTATGATCTGTATCATTCTTTAACGTTTAATGTAGAATTGAAACGCTGTGTAGTTATTATAGGATAATTGTCATATTATTTCCTCTTTAACACTAGAATAAATCTGCAACAATATGAAATTACAAATCCTATTTTATGATGATTAATGAAATAGGATATTTTTTCATCAGGTATGTTCGGTGAATTTTTCGATAAAAACTAATCTCCCAGAACCGGAGGAGGAGTCCCCAAAGCTAACATCACCGGTAGGGG encodes:
- the Kermit gene encoding PDZ domain-containing protein GIPC-like protein kermit, yielding MPLFKARAAPRSPISDKKFLNGGAHHNNHHSQANGNENDEEGTERTHDQQRNDDQGQRRCSQVSKPPLVFHCQLAHGSPTGLISGFSNVRELYQKIAECYDLPMEEILFCTLNTHKIEMTELLGGQIGVGDFIFAHNKGRPKEIELVKANDSLGLTITDNGAGYAFIKRIKEGSVIDKIKMIQIGDHLEKINSTSLVGKRHFEVAKILKEIPKGDTFTLRLVEPLKNGFANIGPRGDTKKGKKSGYGTGKETLRFKADGSAQIIEKKDDAATIGIEKINVILESFMGIYDTELATQIWELAEDKCNSIDFAEAIDNSDLEDFGFTDDFVIELWGAVTDARAGRHR